In Pyricularia oryzae 70-15 chromosome 2, whole genome shotgun sequence, one genomic interval encodes:
- a CDS encoding fatty acid elongase produces the protein MAEILDKIPMPTIDRPFGVHLWPIFNKAFEAVVGFPADDFHFEVGKTPMSTLKETGIFIVIYYIIIFGGRELMRNREPFKLRSLFLIHNFYLTFISGALLALFIEQLVPTIARRGLFFAVCDKEGGWTQPLIVLYYLNYLTKYLELLDTVFLFLKKKPLTFLHCYHHGATAFLCYTQLIGSTAVQWSVITLNLMVHVVMYWYYFQSARGIKIWWKEWITRLQITQFVIDLGFIYFASYTYFTSTYWPWMPNAGQCAGEEFAAFAGIASISSYLVLFISFYLATYKKERKPPTARKSLRRMSQAPLPDPHSLMGAEGAATPSKAANGFSTGAKTNGSSTPRSRKA, from the exons ATGGCGGAAATACTAGACAAGATCCCCATGCCGACTATCGACCGGCCATTTGGCGTGCACTTATGGCCCATCTTCAATAAGGCCTTCGAGGCCGTCGTTGGCTTCCCGGCTGACGACTTCCACTTCGAGGTCGGCAAGACGCCCATGTCAACCCTCAAGGAGACGGGTATCTTCATCGTCATTTACTACATTATAATCTTTGGTGGCAGGGAGTTGATGCGCAACCGCGAGCCCTTCAAGCTGCGGTCGCTCTTCCTGATCCACAACTTCTACCTGACCTTTATCAGCGGCGCTCTCCTGGCTCTTTTCATTGAGCAGCTCGTCCCCACCATTGCGAGGCGTGGCCTCTTTTTCGCCGTGTGCGACAAGGAGGGCGGTTGGACCCAACCCCTGATCGTTCTGTACTAC CTCAACTACCTCACCAAGTACCTGGAACTCCTCGACACCGTCTTCCTGTTCCTCAAGAAGAAGCCCCTGA CCTTCCTTCACTGCTACCACCACGGCGCTACCGCTTTCCTTTGCTACACCCAGCTGATTGGCTCGACCGCCGTTCAGTGGTCTGTCATCACGCTGAACCTGATGGTCCACGTTGTCATGTACTGGTACTACTTCCAGAGCGCCCGTGGCATCAAGATCTGGTGGAAGGAGTGGATCACCCGTCTCCAAATCACGCAGTTCGTTATCGACCTGG GCTTCATCTACTTTGCCTCGTACACGTACTTCACCTCCACCTACTGGCCCTGGATGCCCAACGCGGGTCAGTGCGCCGGCGAGGAGTTCGCCGCGTTCGCCGGTATTGCCAGCATCTCGTCGTACCTGGTTCTGTTCATCTCGTTCTACCTTGCGACCTACAAGAAGGAGCGCAAGCCTCCAACTGCTCGCAAGTCCCTGCGCCGCATGTCGCAGGCTCCTCTGCCTGACCCCCACAGCCTCATGGGCGCCGAAGGTGCTGCTACCCCGTCCAAGGCCGCCAACGGTTTCTCTACTGGTGCTAAGACCAACGGTTCGTCGACCCCTCGCTCTCGCAAGGCGTAA
- a CDS encoding cytochrome c oxidase polypeptide VI, translating to MSASLLRIAARGPATAFLRTHAVARPSMAARAAIIAPALSAVNSNNSFSSSARLRAGPHAEETFEEFSARYEQEFEAVQDVFELQRNLNNAFAYDLVPSPEVLKAALKAARRVNDFATAVRIFEGIKAKVENDGQYKQYLEELKPLREELGIPLKEDLYPEGEEAAH from the exons ATGTCGGCATCACTTCTGCGCATTGCGGCCCGGGGCCCGGCTACCGCTTTCCTCCGCACCCACGCCGTCGCTCGTCCTTCCATGGCTGCCCGCGCCGCCATCATTGCCCCGGCTCTTTCTGCCGTCAACTCCAACAACAGCTTCAGCAGCTCGGCTCGTCTGCGCGCCGGCCCCCATGCCGAGGAGACCTTTGAGGAGTTCAGTGCCAG GTACGAACAGGAGTTTGAGGCTGTCCAGGACGTTTTCGAGCTTCAG CGTAACCTGAACAACGCTTTCGCCTACGATCTCGTGCCATCTCCCGAGGTTCTCAAGGCTGCCCTTAAGGCCGCCAGGAGAGTTAACGACTTCGCCACCGCCGTCCGTATCTTTGAGG GTATCAAGGCCAAGGTCGAGAACGACGGCCAGTACAAGCAGTACCTTGAGGAGCTCAAGCCCCTGAGGGAGGAgctcggcatcccgctcaaGGAGGATCTTTACCCCGAGGGCGAGGAGGCCGCACACTAA
- a CDS encoding Ulp1 protease, which produces MGISARVGGFKPQDKITRASDPIGTSSLPSQAQERTRPSTTSGMNFNHASFVLKSEGSQGSVTEIDCDSLAGGGGSRRSSQQHNKNVAEYRNIAKQAGFKSGNGRNRRPARPEGEAISFKRKSHLISQGRAVKELAHDKIDDDDELAGDDGDIRQFRRPKRSSGPVDLTVDDESPKQNKSEHKQISKFFIDFSINIPDETQSKRVRNDEDDELHDQNSQRPTKKARLQQKHPTTHPSQVVVSRADIKPTKFSSSRAFDKKLPSLSPLNLLQAFRGPHYFCKDKQVLKLEAGASGAVFHAYQQDGTEESPHSDWLIVNVAQLHKVLWSTRSSQVALDLRGGTSPGGKALAGRLFLKFSSEDDIGRFLGWLREHQGSKTDVKFEENDLDSLKKVFDHQSHEIKAAKDQRIQRKPADPEDVQLLEHNQKLRGAANGEDSRGQINRSPQAHRRTKLIDGLLAQKKPDVIESGNENRSNGTTVQPSQRALRSRQTSKNTFDLTQNLEPTSRSPSPKPKAKLWTQENPGWDKEWRVDLSQFRTTIHKGDIGRLEQGELLNDSIISFYLQYLHEAVRNKDADIAKRFYFQSSFFWDRLKSTPNKKGINYEKVRSWTNRVDLFSYDYIVVPVNENSHWYVAVICNPGKLLPTAEKYQDASPPNDTQCEAPTSADVAGVSESRRIANEVSGSSPEEVTVKASSHLSPGTEMSNNLGRLSLGKPLKGKSDGTAAISIDDDEDLGPSSTCKAYTPKDDEDDDICLITSDLEPQRKPNKTSGRGSDVKDRDTGNGFVKSKESPMITGKDPCIITFDSLGSSHSPVCTALKKYLEHEAKHRKGLDIEMPNMGRTAKNIPLQDNYWDCGVFLMSYVEALMRNPEDFIRKVLPRKAGAADEGLACTVDAAAMRKLIRTTILKQQVIYQKKVEDEAEAKRLRKLRKAQGSASAGVSSPPVPPLSSQVTTPSSPAPVPSSLPKHSEKPLPSIEIPSASSRADESSAR; this is translated from the exons ATGGGCATTTCGGCTCGG GTTGGGGGCTTTAAGCCACAGGACAAAATTACGCGGGCATCAGATCCAATCGGTACGAGCAGCCTTCCCAGCCAAGCCCAAGAGCGAACTAGGCCATCGACTACAAGCGGCATGAACTTCAACCATGCGTCATTTGTGTTGAAATCCGAAGGTAGCCAGGGTAGCGTCACAGAGATCGACTGCGACAGCTTGGCCGGGGGTGGAGGAAGTCGTCGTTCGTCACAACAGCACAACAAGAATGTCGCCGAATATCGTAATATTGCCAAACAGGCAGGATTCAAGTCTGGTAATGGACGGAATCGCAGACCAGCAAGACCAGAAGGAGAGGCTATTAGTTTCAAGCGAAAAAGCCATCTTATATCGCAGGGCCGGGCTGTCAAAGAATTGGCACATGATAAGatagacgatgacgacgagctggccgGAGACGACGGCGATATCCGCCAATTTCGACGCCCCAAGCGCAGCTCTGGTCCGGTCGATCTTACTGTGGACGACGAATCGCCCAAGCAAAACAAATCAGAGCACAAGCAGATTTCAAAGTTTTTTATCGACTTTTCTATCAACATCCCCGATGAGACCCAGAGCAAACGAGTCAGAAAcgatgaggatgacgagTTACATGATCAAAATTCGCAAAGACCAACCAAGAAGGCTCGACTACAACAAAAGCATCCCACCACTCACCCGAGCCAAGTTGTCGTTTCCAGGGCCGATATCAAGCCGACTAAATTCAGCTCATCCCGTGCTTTCGATAAGAAGCTGCCTTCACTCAGTCCTCTCAATCTATTGCAAGCGTTCCGCGGGCCACATTATTTTTGCAAAGATAAACAGGTCCTCAAGTTGGAGGCCGGTGCCTCGGGGGCCGTATTTCATGCCTACCAACAAGACGGCACGGAAGAGTCACCTCATTCTGACTGGCTGATAGTCAATGTTGCGCAGCTTCATAAGGTCCTTTGGAGCACCCGCAGTTCTCAAGTTGCATTGGATCTGCGAGGAGGTACTAGTCCTGGCGGAAAAGCACTGGCTGGGAGGCTGTTTCTCAAGTTCTCGAGCGAAGATGACATCGGAAGGTTTTTGGGCTGGTTAAGGGAGCACCAAGGAAGCAAAACTGATGTCAAGTTCGAGGAGAATGATCTCGATTCTCTCAAGAAAGTATTCGATCATCAGTCTCATGAAATCAAAGCCGCAAAGGATCAGAGGATTCAACGGAAGCCTGCTGACCCAGAAGACGTTCAGCTGCTGGAACACAACCAAAAACTCCGCGGGGCTGCGAATGGGGAGGACTCTAGGGGCCAAATCAATCGTTCACCGCAAGCGCATCGCAGAACAAAACTGATAGATGGGCTCCTAGCCCAGAAAAAACCGGATGTGATCGAATCAGGCAACGAAAATCGCTCAAACGGAACCACTGTGCAACCAAGTCAGAGAGCCCTTCGATCCAGGCAAACGTCCAAAAACACTTTTGATCTGACCCAAAATCTTGAACCCACTTCCCGAAGTCCATCGCCGAAACCGAAAGCCAAGCTGTGGACTCAGGAGAACCCTGGTTGGGACAAGGAATGGCGTGTTGACTTGTCTCAGTTTCGGACAACGATTCACAAGGGCGACATCGGGCGTCTCGAGCAAGGCGAGCTGCTGAACGATAGCATTATCAGTTTTTATCTGCAGTATCTGCACGAAGCCGTGAGGAACAAGGATGCTGATATAGCCAAGCGTTTCTACTTCCAAAGCTCCTTCTTTTGGGACCGACTTAAATCGACTCCTAACAAAAAGGGGATCAACTATGAAAAAGTCAGAAGCTGGACCAACAGGGTGGATCTGTTCTCTTACGACTACATCGTTGTTCCTGTCAACGAGAATTCTCACTGGTACGTGGCAGTTATCTGCAACCCTGGAAAGTTGCTGCCAACGGCCGAGAAATATCAGGACGCTTCCCCGCCCAACGATACTCAATGCGAGGCTCCCACTTCTGCAGACGTGGCTGGCGTTTCCGAATCACGTCGCATCGCGAATGAGGTGTCTGGCAGTTCGCCTGAAGAGGTGACAGTCAAGGCATCTTCCCACTTGTCCCCTGGGACCGAGATGTCCAACAATCTAGGCCGGTTGTCGTTAGGAAAACCACTCAAGGGCAAGTCAGATGGCACAGCGGCAATCTCGattgacgatgacgaggatTTGGGCCCGTCATCGACTTGCAAAGCATATACGCCAAAGGAtgacgaggatgatgatATCTGCCTGATTACGAGTGACTTAGAGCCCCAGCGCAAGCCCAACAAAACAAGCGGCAGAGGATCTGATGTCAAGGACAGAGATACGGGTAACGGGTTCGTCAAGAGCAAAGAGTCACCCATGATCACTGGGAAAGACCCATGTATCATTACGTTCGATTCGTTGGGCAGTTCCCATTCTCCAGTCTGTACGGCACTGAAAAAGTATTTGGAGCACGAAGCCAAGCACAGGAAGGGGCTGGACATCGAGATGCCGAACATGGGCCGGACCGCCAAAAACATCCCACTCCAAGACAACTACTGGGACTGTGGCGTTTTCCTGATGTCGTATGTGGAGGCACTGATGCGGAATCCCGAAGATTTTATTCGAAAGGTTCTGCCGAGAAAGGCTGGAGCTGCCGATGAGGGCTTGGCTTGCACTGTAGATGCAGCGGCAATGCGGAAGCTGATACGAACCACCATACTGAAACAGCAAGTCATTTATCAGAAGAAAGTGGaggacgaggccgaggccaagaGACTGCGAAAGCTGCGAAAGGCACAGGGATCGGCCTCAGCAGGGGTCAGCAGTCCACCTGTGCCTCCGTTATCATCACAGGTAACAACACCGAGCAGTCCGGCGCCTGTGCCTTCATCGCTCCCGAAACACAGCGAGAAGCCTTTGCCGTCGATAGAGATCCCATCGGCATCATCCAGGGCGGATGAGTCATCTGCGAGATAG
- a CDS encoding target-rapamycin complex subunit LST8 → MSVILCTAGYDHTIRFWEALSGICSRTIQHPDSQVNRLCISPDKRFLAAAGHHTVKLYDIKSTNPNALLTFEGHTGNVTGVAFHCEGKWMVTSSEDGTVKIWETRTGTIQRSYNHQSPVNDVVIHPNQGEIISCDRAGTIRLWDLADNKCTSEMVPEEDVSVSSLTVATDGSLLCAANNRGNVFVWTLSQGLERTIATAMTQFSAHDQYITRVLLSPDVKKLATCSADHTAKIWEVDVEPTLQAGKAVPFELEATLANHQRWVWDCAFSADSAYLVTACSDHYARLWELQSQAIIRTYNGHHRGAVCVALNDYSEAR, encoded by the exons ATGTCTGTCATTCTGTGCACCG CCGGCTATGACCATACAATAAG GTTTTGGGAGGCACTATCCGGGATCTGCTCCCGCACGATACAGCACCCAGACAGCCAGGTCAATCGACTATGCATCTCGCCGGACAAGCGCTTCCTCGCAGCGGCCGGCCACCACACGGTCAAGCTCTACGACATCAAGTCGACCAACCCCAATGCGCTGCTGACGTTTGAAGGGCACACGGGCAACGTGACGGGCGTCGCCTTTCATTGTGAGGGCAAGTGGATGGTGACAAGCTCCGAGGACGGAACCGTCAAGATCTGGGAGACGCGGACGGGGACCATCCAGCGGAGCTACAACCACCAGAGCCCCGTCAACGACGTCGTCATCCACCCCAACCAGGGCGAGATTATTAGCTGCGACAGGGCCGGGACTATTCGTCTCTGGGACCTGGCGGATAACAAATGCACCAGCGAGATGGTGCCAGAGGAGGACGTCAGCGTCAGCAGCTTGACTGTTGCTACCGACGGGTCGCTGCTTTGTGCGGCCAATAACAGG GGCAACGTCTTCGTCTGGACCCTCTCGCAGGGCCTCGAGCGGACCATCGCGACTGCCATGACGCAGTTCTCGGCCCACGACCAGTACATTACGCGCGTGCTCCTGTCGCCCGACGTCAAGAAACTAGCGACGTGCTCGGCCGACCACACGGCCAAGATCTGGGAGGTGGACGTGGAGCCGACCCTCCAGGCCGGCAAGGCCGTGCCATTTGAGCTCGAGGCCACGCTGGCAAACCACCAGCGATGGGTCTGGGACTGCGCCTTTAGCGCCGACTCGGCCTACCTCGTCACCGCCTGCTCGGACCACTACGCCCGCCTTTGGGAGCTGCAGAGCCAGGCCATCATCAGGACATACAACGGCCACCACCGCGGCGCCGTCTGCGTCGCCCTCAACGACTACTCCGAGGCTAGGTAG
- a CDS encoding SCY1 protein kinase gives MDFLKSAVASAIAKGPPFPYSFGDRVDVDQSIWTLYNGTRREDGSNCSIFSFEINPNTKSRLPLAKNALKKLRTLRHPGVIKMLDAVETDTYIYIATERLVPLRWHIKRKSLSPETLKWGLHSVARTIKFINDDASSIHGSLKVSSIYTSESGEWKLGGFEVLSSVKDDEALIYTYGSLVPDSARYAPPELAKSGWDAAKKAPHHAVDSFNFGTLIFEAFNGDFTGSEQAGQTKNIPPTMQASYKRLVNANPKARLSVGHLLEQGQRRGAFFDTPLIKLTEGVDNLGMMSETERDEFLGDLDQLTDDFPEEFFKMKVLPELLKSVEFGGGGPKAFSVVMEIARKLSSDDFDSKITPVVIRLFSNPDRGIRVCLLDNLPHMIDRLSQKVVNDKIFPQLVTGFTDLAPVVREQTLKSVLVIINKLSDRTINGELLRYLAKTANDEQPGIRTNTTICLGKIAKNLGTSSRSKVLIAAFGRSLRDPFVHARNASLLALGVTSDCFSDEDAASKIVPAVVPLLLDKEKLIRDQADKTIEVYLQKIRKAASAMPETALPPERGPDGVARMSTPQPNEASASSGGGWAGWAISSFTNKLSAAAGEMQTASNDSRSSTPAPSSPAMTPRPGMVPTTSKSASTLHRQAVRSPQPSSAGFSAPPKKETAATSASGSFFPDADDAADDDFGGDAWGDMGDMDENDDGAQAEDASGFFKEPTSRSVSTSSTAKKVTTTPFPHADDAEPDFAGWLAAQSSKKAGGKPLPKGMGKSTGGAGGAATKPSTLATKKKPVVAKKIDMKPKDEGNDDDGWGDGW, from the exons ATGGATTTCCTTAAGTCTGCAGTGGCTTCGGCCATTGCAAAGGGGCCACCTTTCCCCTACTCTTTTGGCGATCGTGTAGATGTGGACCAGTCTATATGGACTCTTTACAATGGCACAAGACGT GAGGATGGCTCCAACTGCAGCATCTTCTCCTTCGAAATCAACCCCAATACCAAATCCCGATTGCCACTCGCCAAGAATGCCCTCAAAAAACTTCGAACACTGCGACACCCTGGCGTTATAAAGATGCTGGATGCCGTCGAG ACCGACACATACATCTACATTGCGACGGAACGTCTTGTACCTTTGAGATGGCATATCAAGAGGAAAAGCTTGAGTCCGGAGACACTAAAATGGGGGCTACACAGCGTAGCG CGCACTATAAAATTCATCAACGATGACGCATCATCAATACACGGAAGTCTCAAAGTATCATCGATATATACTTCGGAAAGTGGAGAGTGGAAATTGGGAGGATTCGAGGTCTTGAGCAGTGTCAAAGATGACGAAGCTCTAATCTAC ACTTATGGTAGCCTTGTGCCCGACTCGGCCAGATATGCGCCTCCAGAACTGGCGAAGTCAGGATGGGATGCGGCCAAAAAGGCTCCACACCACGCGGTTGATTCATTCAATTTTGGTACTCTGATATTTGAGGCTTTCAATGGCGACTTTACGGGCTCTGAGCAGGCCGGACAGACCAAGAATATCCCGCCGACAATGCAAGCCAGCTATAAGCGGCTTGTTAATGCGAACCCTAAAGCCAGGTTGAGCGTTGGACATCTCTTGGAGCAGGGTCAGCGCCGAGGGGCCTTCTTCGATACACCACTCATCAAACTGACCGAAGGCGTGGATAACTTGGGAATGATGTCTGAAACTGAAAGAGATGAGTTTCTCGG AGATCTCGATCAACTTACGGACGACTTCCCAGAGGAATTTTTTAAGATGAAAGTCCTCCCGGAACTTCTGAAATCGGTAGagttcggcggcggcggtcccAAAGCGTTCTCTGTCGTGATGGAAATCGCGCGGAAGCTTTCAAGCGATGACTTTGACTCCAAAATTACCCCTGTTGTCATTAGGTTGTTCAGCAATCCTGATAGGGGCATCCGAGTCTGCTTGTTGGATAACCTGCCACACATGATTGATCGGTTATCACAGAAGGTGGTCAATGACAAGATTTTCCCACAGCTG GTCACTGGCTTCACTGATCTGGCGCCTGTGGTACGAGAGCAAACGCTCAAGTCAGTGCTTGTCATCATCAACAAGCTGTCCGATAGGACAATTAATGGCGAGCTGCTGCGCTATCTGGCGAAAACGGCCAACGATGAGCAGCCTGGGATACGAACGAACACGACCATTTGCCTTGGCAAGATTGCCAAGAACCTAGGGACATCGAGTCGTTCAAAGGTGCTGATAGCAGCCTTTGGAAGATCGCTGAGAGACCCATTCGTACACGCGCGCAACGCTTCACTGCTCGCCCTTGGTGTCACCAGCGACTGCTTCAGCGATGAGGATGCTGCGTCCAAGATTGTGCCTGCGGTCGTTCCTCTCCTGCTGGACAAGGAGAAGTTGATACGTGACCAGGCAGACAAGACCATTGAAGTGTATCTCCAAAAGATCCGCAAGGCGGCGTCTGCCATGCCTGAAACGGCACTGCCGCCGGAACGAGGCCCCGATGGTGTGGCGAGGATGAGTACCCCACAGCCGAACGAAGCATCGGCATCCTCCGGTGGTggctgggctggctgggccaTCTCGTCATTCACAAACAAGCTGTCAGCAGCTGCTGGTGAGATGCAGACGGCAAGCAATGACTCTCGGTCGTCAACCCCCGCCCCTTCCTCTCCTGCCATGACGCCACGACCCGGTATGGTACCAACAACTAGCAAGTCGGCATCGACATTGCATAGACAGGCAGTCCGTTCCCCACAACCATCTTCAGCGGGATTTTCGGCCCCTCCAAAGAAGGAGACTGCGGCCACTTCGGCCAGCGGTTCCTTCTTCCCTGACGCCGATGATGCGGCCGATGACGACTTTGGCGGCGACGCATGGGGCGACATGGGCGACATGGACGAAAACGACGACGGGGCCCAGGCCGAAGACGCGAGCGGCTTCTTCAAAGAGCCGACTTCACGCTCGGTATCCACCTCCTCCACGGCCAAGAAAGTCACTACCACTCCCTTCCCCcacgccgacgacgccgagcCGGACTTTGCGGGCTGGCTCGCGGCACAGTCGTCCAAGAAGGCTGGCGGTAAGCCTTTGCCTAAGGGTATGGGCAAGAGTACGGGCGGGGCAGGAGGTGCTGCAACAAAACCGAGCACGCTGGCGACTAAGAAGAAGCCTGTCGTGGCTAAGAAGATTGACATGAAGCCCAAGGACGAAGgtaacgacgacgacgggtgGGGTGATGGCTGGTAA